In Citrobacter sp. RHB25-C09, the following proteins share a genomic window:
- the cheR gene encoding protein-glutamate O-methyltransferase CheR yields MTSSQPTEHTSLLLQMTQRLALSDAHFRRICQLIYQRAGIVLADHKRDMVYNRLVRRLRTLGLDDFGRYLGILEANPNSAEWQAFINSLTTNLTAFFREGHHFPVLAEHARRRNGEFRVWSAAASTGEEPYSIAITLADTLGTAPGRWKVYASDIDTEVLEKARNGVYRQDELKTLSPQQLQRYFMRGTGPHDGLVRVRQELASHVEFTGLNLLDKQYNVPGPFDAIFCRNVMIYFDKETQQEILRRFVPLLKPDGLLFAGHSENFSNLVRDFSLRGQTVYALSKDKG; encoded by the coding sequence ATGACATCATCTCAGCCCACCGAGCACACGTCATTACTGTTACAGATGACGCAGCGCCTTGCGCTGTCCGACGCGCATTTTCGTCGGATATGCCAATTGATATACCAGCGCGCAGGGATCGTGCTGGCTGACCATAAGCGGGATATGGTTTATAACCGCCTGGTCCGTCGACTACGTACCCTGGGGCTGGACGACTTTGGTCGTTATCTTGGCATTCTGGAAGCCAATCCAAATAGCGCTGAGTGGCAGGCTTTTATTAACTCGTTAACCACAAACCTGACGGCATTCTTTCGTGAAGGGCACCACTTTCCGGTGCTGGCGGAGCATGCCCGACGCCGCAATGGTGAATTCCGGGTATGGAGCGCAGCAGCCTCCACCGGGGAAGAACCGTACAGCATCGCCATAACGCTGGCGGATACGCTGGGCACCGCGCCGGGACGCTGGAAAGTGTATGCCAGCGATATTGATACCGAAGTGCTGGAGAAGGCCCGTAACGGGGTTTATCGCCAGGATGAGTTGAAAACGCTGTCGCCACAGCAATTGCAACGCTATTTCATGCGCGGCACGGGGCCTCATGACGGTCTGGTTCGCGTACGTCAGGAGCTGGCAAGTCACGTGGAGTTCACGGGGTTAAACCTGTTAGACAAGCAATACAACGTACCGGGGCCGTTCGACGCCATTTTTTGTCGTAACGTGATGATCTATTTCGATAAAGAAACGCAGCAGGAGATCCTGCGTCGCTTTGTTCCGCTCCTTAAGCCTGACGGTCTGCTGTTTGCCGGACATTCAGAAAACTTTAGCAATCTTGTTCGCGATTTTAGCCTGCGCGGACAGACGGTGTATGCGCTAAGTAAGGATAAAGGATGA
- the tap gene encoding methyl-accepting chemotaxis protein IV has translation MFNRIRISTTLFLILIICGVLQIGSNGLSFWAFRDGYQSLNQVEQSNQQRAALAQTRAVLLQASTALNKAGTLTALSYPPDDIKTLMVIARKSLSQSDSMFKSFMAIEANTEEGKALQVATEKSFAQWHGDLEHQATWLENNQLSDFLTAPVQTSQDAFDVNFNAWQQGINTVLLTAGEQSKSNYHKSAIVFIGMVVLAVLLTGGALFWARKMIVQPLAIIGSHFDSIAQGNLARPIAVYGRNEISAIFASLKAMQLALRETVSDVRQGSLAMHTGISEIASGNNDLSSRTEEQAASLAQTAASMEQLTATVGQNADNARQASGLAKSAADTAKTGGIQTSKVASTMDEIAASSQKIGDIIGVIDGIAFQTNILALNAAVEAARAGEQGRGFAVVAGEVRNLASRSAQAAKEIKGLIEESVDRVQQGSQLVGTAAQTMNEIVKSVTRVNDIMGEIASASDEQRRGIEQVAQAVSQMDQVTQQNAALVEEAAAATDQLAMQADTLSARVAVFKLEEPVVTHQELTPQYAASVVS, from the coding sequence ATGTTTAATCGTATTCGAATCTCGACCACACTGTTTTTGATTTTAATCATCTGCGGAGTATTGCAGATTGGCAGCAATGGCTTGTCTTTCTGGGCGTTTCGGGACGGTTATCAGAGCCTGAATCAGGTCGAGCAGAGTAATCAGCAACGCGCGGCGCTGGCACAAACGCGCGCCGTTTTATTACAGGCGAGCACCGCCCTTAACAAGGCCGGCACGCTCACGGCACTGAGCTATCCGCCCGATGATATCAAAACGTTGATGGTCATCGCGCGCAAAAGTCTGTCGCAGTCTGACTCGATGTTTAAAAGCTTTATGGCCATTGAGGCGAACACCGAAGAGGGAAAGGCCCTTCAGGTTGCCACAGAGAAAAGTTTCGCCCAATGGCATGGCGATCTGGAACACCAGGCCACGTGGCTGGAAAACAATCAGCTATCAGATTTTCTGACGGCGCCAGTACAGACCTCACAGGATGCTTTTGACGTCAATTTCAACGCATGGCAGCAGGGCATTAACACCGTTCTGCTGACAGCGGGGGAACAAAGCAAAAGCAATTACCATAAATCAGCCATTGTGTTCATCGGTATGGTTGTGCTGGCGGTGCTATTAACCGGCGGGGCGCTCTTCTGGGCGCGAAAGATGATTGTCCAGCCTTTGGCGATTATCGGCAGTCATTTTGACAGTATTGCTCAGGGCAACCTGGCTCGTCCGATTGCCGTCTACGGGCGCAATGAGATTTCGGCCATCTTCGCCAGCCTGAAGGCGATGCAGCTCGCACTACGTGAAACCGTCAGCGATGTGCGTCAGGGAAGTCTGGCGATGCATACCGGAATTTCGGAAATCGCGAGCGGGAATAATGACCTGTCGTCGCGTACTGAAGAGCAGGCGGCCTCGCTGGCGCAAACGGCCGCCAGCATGGAGCAGTTGACGGCTACCGTCGGGCAGAACGCCGATAATGCGCGGCAGGCTTCCGGCCTCGCTAAAAGCGCTGCGGATACGGCGAAAACGGGCGGTATTCAAACCTCGAAAGTGGCTAGCACCATGGATGAGATTGCCGCCAGTTCGCAAAAGATTGGCGACATCATTGGTGTTATCGACGGCATCGCCTTCCAGACCAACATTCTGGCGCTGAATGCGGCCGTCGAAGCCGCACGAGCGGGTGAACAGGGACGGGGTTTTGCCGTGGTGGCAGGTGAAGTGCGTAACCTCGCAAGCCGCAGTGCGCAGGCAGCGAAAGAGATTAAGGGGCTGATTGAGGAGTCAGTGGATCGCGTACAGCAGGGTTCACAACTCGTGGGTACCGCCGCACAGACGATGAATGAAATCGTTAAGTCCGTGACCCGTGTGAACGACATTATGGGGGAGATTGCCTCCGCATCGGATGAGCAACGCCGAGGGATTGAACAGGTGGCGCAAGCCGTTAGCCAGATGGACCAGGTGACGCAGCAGAACGCAGCCCTGGTGGAAGAAGCCGCGGCCGCCACCGATCAACTTGCGATGCAGGCAGACACACTTTCTGCCCGCGTCGCGGTTTTCAAACTGGAAGAACCGGTGGTAACACACCAAGAGTTGACGCCGCAGTACGCTGCGTCAGTTGTATCCTGA
- the tar gene encoding methyl-accepting chemotaxis protein II produces the protein MFNRIRVVTLLMLVLGIFALLQLVSGGLLFSSLHKNQNSFVIANDLREQQTELTSTWDLMLQTRINLSRSAARMMMDPNNQQSSAKTDLLKNAKGTLAQAASHYNNFKAATPLPEMVEASGNIDEKFQNYHNALAELVQFLENGNMDAYFAQPTQGMQNALGEALSKYSTLSGKLYLTAFDESASDYQFAKWQLGIMAVVLALILVVVWYGIRHTLLNPLSRVVAHIREIAGGNLTNTLSVAGRNEIGELANTVHHMQRSLVDTVTQVREGSDAIYSGTSEIAAGNTDLSSRTEQQASALEETAASMEELTATVKQNADNARQASQLAQSASDTAQHGGKVVDNVVKTMHEIAGSSKKIADIISVIDGIAFQTNILALNAAVEAARAGEQGRGFAVVAGEVRNLASRSAQAAKEIKALIEDSVSRVDTGSVLVESAGDTMNDIVNAVTRVTDIMGEIASASDEQSRGIDQVALAVTEMDRVTQQNASLVQQSAAAAAALEEQASRLTMAVSAFRLAARPTADKAKEERASVEVQRTAQVRALSTEQDSNWETF, from the coding sequence ATGTTTAACCGTATCCGTGTTGTCACATTGCTAATGCTGGTGCTTGGGATCTTCGCACTGCTGCAGCTTGTCTCTGGTGGACTTTTATTTTCATCACTGCACAAAAACCAAAATAGTTTTGTTATCGCTAACGATCTGCGTGAACAGCAAACCGAACTGACCTCAACCTGGGATCTGATGCTGCAAACGCGTATCAACCTGAGTCGTTCCGCTGCGCGCATGATGATGGACCCGAACAACCAACAGAGCAGCGCAAAAACCGACCTGCTGAAGAATGCGAAAGGAACGCTCGCGCAGGCGGCCAGTCATTACAACAACTTTAAAGCAGCAACGCCGCTGCCTGAAATGGTTGAGGCCAGCGGAAATATTGATGAAAAATTCCAGAACTACCATAACGCATTGGCTGAACTGGTGCAGTTTCTGGAAAACGGCAACATGGATGCTTATTTCGCGCAACCCACTCAGGGGATGCAAAACGCCCTGGGTGAAGCGTTAAGTAAATATTCCACCCTGAGCGGAAAACTCTATCTGACGGCGTTTGACGAAAGTGCCAGTGATTACCAGTTTGCTAAATGGCAGCTTGGCATCATGGCCGTTGTCCTGGCGCTGATTCTGGTGGTGGTGTGGTACGGCATTCGTCATACCCTGCTTAATCCACTTTCCCGCGTGGTCGCTCATATTCGCGAAATTGCCGGCGGTAATTTAACTAACACGCTCAGCGTCGCTGGCCGTAACGAAATTGGCGAGCTGGCAAACACTGTACATCACATGCAGCGTTCGCTGGTCGACACGGTCACTCAGGTTCGCGAAGGCTCCGATGCTATCTACTCCGGAACCAGCGAAATCGCAGCGGGTAATACCGATCTCTCCTCACGTACTGAGCAGCAGGCCTCCGCACTGGAAGAGACGGCGGCGAGCATGGAAGAGTTGACCGCAACCGTGAAGCAGAACGCCGATAACGCGCGTCAGGCGTCGCAGTTAGCGCAAAGCGCATCCGATACCGCACAGCACGGCGGCAAAGTTGTGGATAACGTCGTGAAGACGATGCACGAGATTGCCGGTAGCTCGAAGAAGATTGCCGACATCATCAGTGTGATCGACGGCATTGCATTCCAGACCAATATTCTGGCGCTTAACGCGGCAGTTGAAGCGGCGCGCGCCGGTGAGCAGGGGCGTGGTTTTGCGGTGGTTGCTGGGGAAGTTCGTAACCTCGCCAGCCGCAGTGCGCAGGCGGCAAAAGAGATTAAGGCCTTAATTGAAGACTCTGTTTCTCGCGTGGATACCGGTTCTGTCCTGGTGGAAAGCGCCGGCGACACGATGAACGACATCGTTAATGCAGTTACCCGTGTCACTGACATCATGGGTGAGATCGCATCGGCATCCGACGAACAGAGTCGTGGTATTGACCAGGTGGCGTTAGCGGTAACAGAGATGGACCGCGTAACACAACAAAACGCCTCGCTGGTACAACAATCAGCTGCGGCGGCGGCGGCACTTGAAGAGCAGGCCAGTCGTTTAACGATGGCGGTGTCGGCATTTCGTCTTGCCGCACGTCCAACAGCTGATAAAGCAAAGGAAGAGCGCGCGTCTGTAGAAGTGCAGCGCACCGCACAAGTACGTGCACTGAGCACGGAGCAAGATTCTAACTGGGAAACATTTTGA
- a CDS encoding dicarboxylate/amino acid:cation symporter produces the protein MANSSKLTIFIVIFMLAGIASGAVIHTWASENVITAWSGNITLFTDMFLRLIKMVIAPLVFSTLTVGIMRLGETSTIGRVGGKAMLWFISSSVLSILVGLLIVSLEQPGSGLNLTIPTEAVETGLAVGGMSLKGFLSHTIPTSIAGAMADNEILQIVVFSLFFGIGGASLGEKFNAPLVAALDVVSHIMLKVTGYVMYVAPLAIFAAISSVIATEGLGILLNYASFIGGYYAAILLTCLVLLAAGYLVLKKEVFRLVSMLKDPVLVAFTTSSSEAAYPKTLEQLEKFGCSRSIVSFVLPIGYSFNLVGSMVYCSFASMFIAQAYNIHLSFAETGVLMLTLMLASKGIAGVPRSALVVLAATIPSFNIPVAGILLLMGIDHFLDMGRSAINVLGNGIATAMLAQDEGLLVESEQEEITQEVEA, from the coding sequence GTGGCAAACTCAAGTAAGCTCACGATATTCATCGTGATTTTTATGCTGGCAGGTATTGCTTCAGGTGCGGTCATTCATACCTGGGCTTCAGAAAACGTCATCACCGCCTGGTCCGGCAACATTACCCTGTTCACCGATATGTTTTTACGTCTGATCAAGATGGTGATTGCACCGTTAGTGTTCAGCACCCTGACGGTCGGTATTATGCGCCTGGGCGAGACGTCGACCATTGGGCGCGTGGGCGGTAAAGCAATGCTGTGGTTCATCAGCTCTTCTGTGCTGTCAATTCTGGTGGGGCTTTTGATAGTGAGTCTGGAACAGCCCGGCAGCGGCTTAAATCTGACGATCCCCACGGAGGCGGTGGAAACCGGTTTGGCCGTGGGTGGAATGAGCCTGAAAGGTTTTCTGTCACATACGATTCCTACCAGCATTGCCGGGGCGATGGCCGATAACGAAATTTTGCAGATTGTCGTCTTTTCGCTGTTTTTCGGTATTGGCGGCGCGTCACTGGGGGAGAAATTTAACGCCCCGCTGGTGGCGGCGCTGGACGTTGTTTCCCACATCATGCTGAAGGTCACCGGCTATGTTATGTATGTGGCCCCGCTGGCCATTTTTGCCGCGATCTCATCGGTGATCGCCACTGAAGGGTTGGGTATTCTGCTGAACTACGCCTCCTTTATTGGCGGCTATTACGCTGCGATCTTGCTGACCTGCCTGGTACTGCTGGCGGCTGGCTACCTGGTACTGAAAAAAGAGGTATTCCGTCTCGTCAGTATGTTGAAAGATCCGGTACTGGTAGCCTTTACGACCAGCAGTTCTGAAGCCGCCTATCCGAAGACCCTGGAACAACTGGAAAAATTTGGCTGTTCGCGCAGTATCGTCTCTTTTGTTCTGCCGATTGGCTACTCGTTTAATCTGGTGGGTTCAATGGTGTACTGCTCATTTGCGTCGATGTTTATCGCGCAGGCCTACAATATTCATCTGTCATTTGCCGAGACGGGTGTCCTGATGCTTACGCTGATGCTGGCCTCAAAAGGGATTGCCGGTGTCCCCCGTTCGGCGCTGGTGGTGCTGGCAGCGACCATTCCGAGTTTTAACATTCCGGTCGCCGGCATTCTGCTGTTGATGGGAATTGACCATTTTCTCGATATGGGGCGTTCGGCAATCAACGTGTTGGGAAATGGGATAGCCACCGCAATGCTGGCACAGGACG